Proteins encoded together in one Luteimonas fraxinea window:
- a CDS encoding SDR family oxidoreductase, whose translation MDPHRWRLDGQLALVTGGSAGIGRAIARELTGFGATVLIVGRNGDALESTREELLEEFPQADVRAMIADVVDEEQRREILDWVEDQGDGLDILVNNAGGNLSRAANDYAEDEWREIFEVNVFSAFELARYAHPLLASRGSSAIVNVGSVSGITHVRSGAPYGMSKAALHQMTRNLAVEWAEDGIRVNAVAPWYIRTRRTSGPLSDPDYLDDVLLRTPMGRIGEPEEVAAAVAFLCLPASAYITGECIAVDGGFLRHGF comes from the coding sequence ATGGATCCGCACCGCTGGCGCCTGGATGGACAACTGGCCCTCGTCACCGGCGGCAGTGCCGGCATCGGCCGCGCGATCGCACGCGAACTGACCGGCTTCGGCGCGACGGTACTGATCGTCGGCCGCAACGGCGACGCACTGGAGTCGACGCGCGAGGAACTGCTCGAGGAATTTCCGCAGGCCGACGTGCGCGCGATGATCGCCGACGTCGTCGACGAAGAGCAGCGCCGCGAGATTCTCGACTGGGTCGAGGACCAGGGCGACGGCCTCGACATTCTGGTCAACAACGCCGGCGGCAATCTCAGTCGCGCGGCGAACGACTACGCCGAAGACGAATGGCGCGAGATCTTCGAGGTCAATGTCTTCAGCGCATTCGAACTTGCGCGCTACGCGCACCCGCTGCTCGCGAGTCGCGGCAGTTCGGCGATCGTCAATGTCGGCAGCGTGTCGGGTATCACCCACGTGCGCAGCGGCGCACCCTACGGCATGAGCAAGGCGGCGCTGCACCAGATGACCCGCAACCTCGCGGTCGAATGGGCCGAGGACGGTATCCGCGTCAATGCGGTCGCGCCCTGGTACATCCGCACGCGGCGCACCTCGGGTCCGCTGTCGGATCCCGACTATCTCGACGACGTGCTGCTGCGCACGCCGATGGGCCGCATCGGCGAACCGGAAGAAGTCGCCGCAGCGGTTGCGTTTCTGTGCCTGCCGGCATCGGCCTACATCACGGGCGAGTGCATCGCGGTCGACGGCGGCTTTCTGCGCCATGGTTTCTGA
- a CDS encoding methyltransferase family protein — protein sequence MVSERAHWLVRSTSPLHFCVTFAVAALLQNVFDLPLPPPGLALDTVHLVGTVLANTGLALALWCIALFALRRTTIMPAHMPARLIVRGPYRWTRNPFYLSLLLSYAGLAAILDVPWALALMPIPLAILRKAIIPFEEACLETRFGADYADYRASVPRWF from the coding sequence ATGGTTTCTGAGCGCGCACACTGGCTGGTGCGGTCCACGTCACCGCTGCATTTCTGCGTGACCTTCGCCGTGGCCGCGCTGCTGCAGAACGTGTTCGATCTGCCGCTGCCGCCTCCGGGCCTTGCGCTCGACACCGTGCATCTCGTCGGCACCGTGCTCGCGAACACCGGCCTCGCACTGGCGCTGTGGTGCATCGCGCTGTTCGCGTTGCGCCGCACGACGATCATGCCGGCGCACATGCCGGCGCGGCTGATCGTACGCGGCCCGTATCGCTGGACGCGCAATCCGTTCTATCTGAGCCTGCTGCTGAGCTACGCAGGACTGGCCGCGATCCTGGATGTGCCATGGGCGCTCGCACTGATGCCGATCCCGCTCGCGATCCTGCGCAAGGCGATCATTCCGTTCGAGGAAGCGTGTCTGGAGACGCGTTTCGGCGCCGACTACGCGGACTATCGCGCGTCGGTGCCGCGCTGGTTCTGA
- a CDS encoding DUF4124 domain-containing protein, which yields MTRSAVWSIALACALASGGSQAVTTVIYRCTDAAGAVTFQNGKACPAGHTQERRVVEMATPMPAFVSPPAAPVAAPQVPLISRLPAAEPVTARKDDDAPDPPPALFACRVFDNSTYWREDDTPPLRCRPMQTVGIGGLPGMEAGQACEQVADVCEAVPADALCSTWETRVREAEFRWRYAQGRAQDPLRLEYEQLFTTWRDSSCGPAGDAASAQNQRGTDAR from the coding sequence GTGACACGCAGTGCTGTGTGGTCGATTGCGCTCGCGTGCGCGCTGGCGAGTGGTGGCAGTCAGGCGGTGACCACGGTGATCTACCGCTGCACCGACGCCGCCGGCGCGGTGACGTTCCAGAACGGCAAGGCCTGCCCCGCCGGTCACACGCAGGAGCGTCGCGTCGTGGAGATGGCCACGCCGATGCCCGCCTTCGTGTCGCCGCCCGCAGCGCCGGTCGCTGCACCGCAGGTGCCGCTCATTTCGCGTCTGCCCGCCGCCGAACCGGTGACGGCGCGCAAGGACGACGATGCGCCCGATCCGCCGCCCGCGCTGTTCGCCTGTCGCGTGTTCGACAACAGCACCTACTGGCGCGAGGACGACACCCCGCCGCTGCGCTGCCGGCCGATGCAAACCGTCGGCATCGGCGGATTGCCCGGCATGGAAGCGGGCCAGGCCTGCGAGCAGGTCGCGGATGTCTGTGAGGCGGTGCCGGCCGACGCGCTGTGCAGCACCTGGGAAACCCGCGTGCGCGAAGCGGAGTTCCGCTGGCGCTATGCGCAGGGCCGCGCGCAGGATCCGCTGCGGCTGGAATACGAGCAGCTGTTCACGACGTGGCGCGACAGCAGTTGCGGACCCGCTGGCGACGCAGCGTCGGCTCAGAACCAGCGCGGCACCGACGCGCGATAG
- a CDS encoding DUF4124 domain-containing protein: MRLPLRSRTFLATTLLATLACASALPVMADTPPQVTVYRCTDASGRVALRDSPCADGATQQVRSMLRPVDGTPLPPRASEPTAGVVDPPAPQVIVLRPPQPMYRCVRPDGSDYTSDSSEGNPRWVPLWTLGYGPTRRGPSARVETGDGRGSIGVDAGVDTRQRARGGYYGAGTWIRDECRQMPQGEVCSLLGNRREEIRRRFFNAQPTERSQLTNEEQTINTRLSQDCDR; this comes from the coding sequence ATGCGCCTACCACTCCGCTCCCGCACGTTCCTCGCGACGACGCTGCTGGCGACCCTTGCCTGCGCGTCGGCACTTCCGGTCATGGCGGACACGCCACCGCAGGTCACCGTCTACCGCTGCACGGATGCGAGCGGACGAGTGGCTCTGCGCGATTCGCCCTGCGCGGATGGGGCGACCCAGCAAGTGCGCAGCATGCTACGGCCTGTCGACGGCACGCCATTGCCGCCGCGCGCGAGCGAACCCACTGCAGGCGTCGTCGATCCGCCGGCGCCGCAGGTGATCGTGCTGCGCCCGCCGCAGCCGATGTACCGCTGCGTGCGCCCGGATGGCAGCGACTACACCAGCGATTCCTCGGAAGGTAATCCGCGCTGGGTTCCGCTGTGGACGCTCGGCTACGGGCCCACGCGACGCGGGCCATCGGCTCGTGTCGAGACCGGCGACGGACGCGGCAGCATCGGCGTGGATGCCGGCGTCGATACGCGACAGCGCGCGCGCGGCGGGTACTACGGCGCGGGCACGTGGATCCGCGACGAATGCCGGCAGATGCCGCAGGGCGAAGTCTGCAGCCTGCTGGGCAACCGCCGCGAAGAGATCCGCCGTCGCTTCTTCAACGCGCAGCCGACCGAACGCAGCCAGCTGACGAACGAAGAACAGACCATCAACACCCGCCTGTCGCAGGACTGCGACCGGTGA
- a CDS encoding TonB-dependent receptor, translating to MKANRTSRAPKPSLLACALLGCLVVATPVLAQSSSATLRGQVSSQAGAEAGTTVSATNIATGATRSVQTNANGSYTLGGLPPGTYRVEAGGASQTVTLTVASTSTLNLSGTTTETPTQGDVTDIGTVNVTAPVLREVKTSEVGNTISLRQIQQLPQATRNFLEFADVVPGMVFEIDGNGNTKLRGGASNASAGNLYIDGVGQKSYVRSGGIAGQADTQGNPFPQLAVGEYKVITSNYKAEYGQISGAAITAATKSGTNEFEGEVFYRFTDQDLREERPDEATSGKIDSQTKEYGFALGGPILQDRLHFFVAYEGKENIVPKSVQADPSALPYVGLLPANLSSQYGAANMPFEQDLVFGKLTFEAGENDRIELSTLYRDETQTANVGGINNIEQATEKLNTDKRTNLRWQHYSDNWINELVVGTEDSSNNPSATSLGNGILYKVLVPRANSTDVDEYAFLATGPAGGLSVQNKSQKGWFLQNALTFTSFDWHGDHTIKMGFNYKDVELTSQDAASVNPQFSYAVNAAGVAATPYRVDFVAPYDTPGQRATVVSPSKQYGIFIQDDWAVTDKLLINLGIRYDYEDTPAYTDFVTSQGIVDALYGDDPDLPGQQPWANRLLPSGIDIADYISTGNNRDNFKDAWAPRFGFSYDFLGDETAVLHGGAARSYDRNLFEQLALETSKAALSPVAVYFQDPANGQCYRADRVCVPFDQRYLGGIDQLNTIPGVSGSAELFMFDNEIKTPYSDQFSIGISNQVGEWLTDVTFQRVLSYDGFAMSLINRYPDGSYFQNGGAPWGEPVPGYQNTIIGSNGLEQRSSQILLSAERPYTEESGWGLNLAYTHTSARQNRNIDEAFAFDKATIHDYPFVKSNAASAHRFVASGSIDGPWDITFGAKIVLATPEPINTIACFGVTDPDGATCQQVAATPPGAGKFIFGGDIWGYRTVDFQASKDFTVAGNFKLSTRVNLLNAFDFKNYSSYAYNGFGSNGRFNPDLTINTSGDILYVPRTVTFEVGLKF from the coding sequence ATGAAAGCCAACCGCACCTCGCGTGCCCCCAAGCCCAGCCTGCTCGCGTGCGCGCTGCTGGGTTGTCTCGTCGTCGCGACGCCCGTGCTCGCCCAGTCCAGCAGCGCCACGCTGCGTGGCCAGGTGTCCTCCCAGGCGGGTGCGGAAGCCGGGACCACGGTGTCCGCCACCAATATCGCCACCGGCGCGACCCGCAGCGTGCAGACCAATGCCAACGGCAGCTACACGCTGGGTGGCCTGCCGCCGGGCACGTACCGGGTCGAAGCCGGCGGTGCATCGCAGACGGTGACGCTGACGGTCGCCTCCACCTCGACGTTGAACCTCTCGGGCACCACCACCGAGACACCGACCCAGGGTGACGTGACGGACATCGGCACCGTGAACGTCACCGCGCCGGTGCTGCGCGAGGTCAAGACCTCGGAAGTGGGCAACACCATTTCCCTGCGCCAGATCCAGCAGCTGCCGCAGGCCACGCGCAACTTCCTCGAGTTCGCGGACGTCGTGCCGGGCATGGTCTTCGAGATCGACGGCAACGGAAACACCAAGCTGCGCGGCGGCGCCTCGAACGCGAGCGCCGGCAACCTGTACATCGACGGCGTGGGCCAGAAGAGCTACGTGCGCAGCGGCGGCATCGCCGGCCAGGCGGACACGCAGGGCAACCCGTTCCCGCAGCTCGCCGTCGGCGAGTACAAGGTCATCACCTCGAACTACAAGGCCGAGTACGGCCAGATCAGCGGCGCGGCGATCACCGCGGCGACCAAGTCGGGCACCAACGAGTTCGAAGGCGAAGTCTTCTACCGCTTCACCGATCAGGACCTGCGCGAAGAACGTCCCGACGAGGCGACGAGCGGCAAGATCGATTCGCAGACCAAGGAATACGGCTTCGCCCTCGGCGGCCCGATCCTGCAGGACCGTCTGCACTTCTTCGTTGCCTATGAGGGCAAGGAGAACATCGTGCCCAAGAGCGTGCAGGCGGATCCCAGCGCGCTGCCGTACGTCGGGCTGCTGCCGGCCAATCTGTCGAGCCAGTACGGCGCGGCCAACATGCCGTTCGAACAGGATCTGGTCTTCGGCAAGCTGACCTTCGAGGCCGGTGAGAACGACCGCATCGAACTCAGCACGCTCTACCGCGACGAAACCCAGACCGCGAACGTCGGTGGCATCAACAACATCGAGCAGGCGACCGAGAAGCTCAACACCGACAAGCGCACCAACCTGCGCTGGCAGCATTACTCCGACAACTGGATCAACGAGCTGGTCGTCGGCACCGAGGATTCCTCCAACAATCCCAGTGCCACGAGCCTGGGCAACGGCATCCTCTACAAGGTCCTCGTGCCGCGTGCCAATTCGACCGACGTCGACGAATACGCCTTCCTCGCCACCGGTCCGGCCGGCGGTCTGAGCGTGCAGAACAAGAGCCAGAAGGGCTGGTTCCTGCAGAACGCGCTGACCTTCACCAGCTTCGACTGGCACGGCGACCACACCATCAAGATGGGCTTCAACTACAAGGACGTGGAACTGACCTCGCAGGACGCGGCGTCGGTCAATCCGCAGTTCTCGTACGCCGTCAACGCCGCCGGCGTCGCGGCCACGCCGTACCGCGTCGACTTCGTCGCGCCCTATGACACACCGGGCCAGCGGGCGACCGTAGTGTCGCCGTCCAAGCAGTACGGCATCTTCATCCAGGACGACTGGGCGGTGACCGACAAGCTGCTGATCAACCTCGGCATCCGTTACGACTATGAAGACACGCCGGCCTATACCGACTTCGTGACCTCGCAGGGCATCGTCGACGCGCTCTACGGCGACGATCCGGACCTGCCGGGCCAGCAGCCGTGGGCGAACCGCCTGCTGCCGAGCGGCATCGACATCGCGGACTACATCAGCACCGGCAACAACCGTGACAACTTCAAGGATGCGTGGGCGCCGCGGTTCGGCTTCTCCTACGACTTCCTGGGCGACGAGACGGCCGTGCTGCACGGCGGCGCTGCGCGTTCGTACGACCGCAACCTGTTCGAGCAGCTGGCGCTGGAAACCAGCAAGGCCGCACTGTCGCCCGTCGCCGTGTACTTCCAGGACCCGGCGAACGGCCAGTGCTACCGCGCGGACCGCGTCTGCGTGCCGTTCGACCAGCGTTATCTGGGCGGCATCGACCAGCTCAACACGATTCCGGGCGTCAGCGGCAGCGCCGAACTCTTCATGTTCGACAACGAGATCAAGACGCCCTACAGCGACCAGTTCAGCATCGGCATCAGCAACCAGGTCGGCGAGTGGCTGACCGATGTGACCTTCCAGCGCGTGCTGAGCTACGACGGCTTCGCGATGTCGCTGATCAACCGCTATCCGGATGGTTCCTACTTCCAGAACGGCGGCGCGCCGTGGGGCGAGCCGGTGCCGGGCTACCAGAACACGATCATCGGTTCGAACGGTCTGGAGCAGCGCAGCAGCCAGATCCTGCTGTCTGCCGAGCGTCCGTATACCGAGGAATCGGGTTGGGGCCTCAACCTGGCCTACACGCACACCAGCGCACGCCAGAACCGCAACATCGACGAGGCGTTCGCGTTCGACAAGGCGACGATCCACGACTACCCGTTCGTGAAGTCGAACGCGGCGTCGGCGCATCGTTTCGTCGCGTCCGGCTCGATCGACGGCCCGTGGGACATCACCTTCGGCGCGAAGATCGTGCTGGCGACACCGGAGCCGATCAACACGATCGCCTGCTTCGGTGTCACCGATCCGGACGGCGCAACCTGCCAGCAGGTTGCGGCGACGCCGCCGGGCGCGGGCAAGTTCATCTTCGGCGGCGACATCTGGGGCTACCGCACGGTCGACTTCCAGGCCAGCAAGGACTTCACCGTGGCCGGCAACTTCAAGCTGTCGACGCGCGTGAACCTGCTCAACGCGTTCGATTTCAAGAACTACTCGTCGTATGCCTACAACGGCTTCGGCAGCAACGGCCGCTTCAATCCGGATCTGACGATCAATACGTCGGGCGATATCCTGTACGTGCCGCGTACGGTGACCTTCGAGGTCGGCCTGAAGTTCTGA
- a CDS encoding FAD-dependent oxidoreductase yields MTKRDVFRFLNEPREMPDKVPLTLRTDGDWNELYGSFEDREAAHQADRCLDCGNPYCESKCPVHNYIPNWLKLVQEGRVLEAAALCHETNPLPEMCGRVCPQDRLCEGACTLDDGFGAVTIGAVEKYIVDTAFAQGWRPDLSKVVATGQRVAVIGAGPAGLSCADRLARAGIAAVVYDRYEQIGGLLQFGIPSFKLDKSVIATRRTVLEGMGVEFRLGVEIGKDIAIDTLLEEFDAVFVGTGAYRYTDGGLPGQDLPSVLPALPFLVHNGRIVTGGDTWGRPVAGWETSLTLPKLEGKRVVVLGGGDTGMDCVRSAVRLGAASVTCAYRRDEANMPGSAREVGNAREEGVRFLFNRQPLGVDANDAGDVAGVRVVETKLGEPDANGRRAAVPIDGTESLLDADVVIIAFGFSPVVPEWLTTRGVEAKGNGRIGVGGERRLPYQTAHPKLFAGGDAVRGADLVVTAVQEGRDAAASIARMLRKATRPASAALDAA; encoded by the coding sequence ATGACTAAGCGAGACGTGTTCCGGTTCCTCAACGAACCGCGCGAGATGCCCGACAAGGTGCCGCTCACGCTGCGCACCGATGGCGACTGGAACGAGCTCTACGGCAGCTTCGAAGATCGCGAGGCGGCCCATCAGGCCGACCGTTGCCTCGATTGCGGCAACCCGTATTGCGAATCCAAATGCCCGGTGCACAACTACATTCCGAACTGGCTGAAGCTGGTGCAGGAAGGCCGCGTGCTCGAAGCCGCGGCGCTGTGCCACGAGACCAATCCGCTGCCCGAGATGTGCGGCCGAGTGTGTCCGCAGGACCGTCTGTGCGAAGGCGCGTGCACGCTCGACGACGGCTTCGGGGCGGTGACCATCGGCGCGGTCGAGAAGTACATCGTCGATACCGCGTTCGCGCAGGGCTGGCGGCCGGATCTGTCGAAGGTCGTCGCGACCGGCCAGCGTGTGGCGGTGATCGGCGCCGGGCCTGCGGGCCTGTCGTGCGCGGACCGTCTCGCGCGTGCCGGCATCGCGGCGGTCGTCTATGACCGCTACGAGCAGATCGGCGGTCTGCTGCAGTTCGGCATCCCGAGTTTCAAGCTCGACAAGTCGGTGATCGCGACGCGCCGCACCGTGCTCGAAGGCATGGGCGTCGAGTTCCGGCTCGGCGTCGAGATCGGCAAGGACATCGCGATCGACACCCTGCTCGAAGAATTCGATGCGGTGTTCGTCGGCACCGGCGCCTACCGCTACACCGATGGTGGCCTGCCCGGCCAGGATCTGCCCAGCGTGCTCCCGGCCCTTCCGTTCCTCGTGCACAACGGCCGCATCGTCACCGGCGGCGACACCTGGGGCCGCCCGGTTGCGGGTTGGGAAACCTCGCTGACGTTGCCGAAGCTCGAAGGCAAGCGCGTCGTCGTGCTCGGCGGCGGCGACACCGGCATGGACTGCGTGCGGTCCGCGGTGCGCCTCGGCGCGGCCAGCGTGACCTGCGCCTATCGCCGCGACGAAGCCAACATGCCCGGCTCGGCGCGCGAAGTCGGCAACGCGCGCGAGGAAGGCGTGCGTTTCCTGTTCAACCGTCAGCCGCTGGGCGTCGACGCCAACGACGCCGGCGATGTCGCCGGCGTGCGCGTGGTCGAGACGAAGCTCGGCGAGCCGGATGCGAACGGCCGCCGCGCCGCGGTGCCGATCGACGGCACGGAATCGCTGCTCGACGCCGACGTCGTGATCATCGCGTTCGGCTTCTCGCCGGTGGTGCCCGAGTGGCTCACCACGCGTGGCGTCGAAGCCAAGGGCAACGGCCGCATCGGCGTGGGCGGCGAACGTCGCCTGCCGTACCAGACCGCGCACCCGAAACTGTTCGCCGGCGGCGATGCAGTGCGCGGCGCCGATCTCGTGGTCACCGCGGTGCAGGAAGGTCGTGATGCCGCGGCCAGCATCGCGCGCATGTTGCGCAAGGCCACGCGTCCAGCCAGCGCGGCGCTCGACGCCGCCTGA